The following coding sequences lie in one Prochlorococcus marinus XMU1419 genomic window:
- a CDS encoding methyltransferase family protein, with product MTKFQLKIFLKDAYEIILVFLQFFIISLHFFQWEFIPQKQLIQVSTLSYLVGFLIIIIAFIILLVAIKDLGRNLSPFPRPINNSNLVTKGIYRFTRHPMYYSLIFISFGVFITKLSIYYLFLSISLGLIIKFKIALEEQYLNKKFRNYLLYKNEVKY from the coding sequence ATGACTAAATTTCAGTTAAAAATTTTTTTAAAGGATGCTTATGAAATAATCCTTGTTTTTTTACAGTTCTTTATTATTAGTCTCCATTTTTTTCAATGGGAATTTATTCCACAAAAACAATTAATTCAAGTAAGTACTTTATCTTATTTAGTGGGGTTTTTAATCATCATAATTGCTTTCATAATACTTTTAGTTGCAATCAAAGACTTAGGTAGAAATTTATCCCCTTTCCCAAGACCTATAAACAATAGCAATCTTGTAACTAAAGGTATTTATCGATTTACGCGTCATCCTATGTACTATTCTTTAATATTTATTTCCTTTGGCGTTTTTATAACCAAGCTATCTATTTATTATTTATTTTTATCAATAAGTCTGGGTTTAATAATTAAATTTAAGATTGCTTTAGAAGAGCAATATTTAAATAAAAAATTTAGGAATTACTTACTTTATAAAAATGAGGTCAAATATTAG
- a CDS encoding response regulator transcription factor has product MQSTEQILASTPGGSQLPTSSQTPSRVLVVEPHPTLRTVLVQRLRQDGHLAAAVGSAAEAVDLCREQSPDLLVSAEILEQNTAMRLAQQLGSSVIVLTARSGVEALVNLLDEGADDVLRKPFGLEELAARCRTLLKRGRIGLQEKVEVGPLEVHLLLRQVTLSEKPVELSPREFALLCALLMPPGMVRSRQELLRMAWPPFSGGPRSVDTQVLTLRRKLEQAGLGEGGGITTVRQQGYRFSIDNI; this is encoded by the coding sequence ATGCAATCAACTGAGCAAATCTTAGCTTCAACACCTGGCGGTTCACAATTGCCTACGAGCTCTCAAACTCCTTCAAGAGTTCTTGTTGTTGAACCTCACCCCACACTTAGAACTGTCCTTGTACAAAGACTCCGTCAAGATGGTCATCTTGCTGCAGCCGTTGGATCTGCTGCAGAAGCTGTTGACTTATGCAGAGAACAGTCACCAGACCTTTTAGTTAGCGCAGAAATCCTTGAGCAAAATACTGCGATGAGATTAGCTCAACAATTAGGCTCTTCCGTTATTGTTCTAACTGCAAGATCAGGCGTTGAAGCATTAGTTAATCTTTTAGATGAAGGAGCAGATGATGTTCTTAGAAAACCATTTGGATTAGAAGAGCTTGCAGCAAGATGCAGAACTCTATTGAAAAGAGGAAGAATAGGATTACAAGAAAAAGTAGAAGTTGGACCTCTAGAGGTTCACCTTCTCTTAAGACAGGTAACCCTAAGCGAGAAGCCTGTAGAACTTAGCCCAAGAGAGTTTGCACTGCTCTGTGCCCTATTAATGCCTCCAGGCATGGTAAGAAGTCGTCAAGAGCTTCTTAGAATGGCTTGGCCACCATTCAGCGGAGGACCAAGGTCTGTAGATACTCAAGTCTTGACCTTGAGAAGAAAATTAGAGCAAGCAGGATTGGGAGAAGGAGGGGGAATAACAACTGTCAGACAGCAAGGTTATAGATTCAGTATTGATAACATTTGA
- the grxD gene encoding Grx4 family monothiol glutaredoxin has translation MENLTKDKIQKLIDTNPVMVFMKGTKLMPQCGFSNNVVQILNSLGVEFGTFDVLSDYEVREGIKEYSDWPTIPQVYLKGEFLGGSDILIEMYNSGSLKEKIEIELAS, from the coding sequence ATGGAAAATTTAACAAAAGATAAAATACAAAAACTCATTGATACTAACCCAGTGATGGTATTCATGAAGGGAACAAAATTAATGCCTCAATGTGGTTTTTCCAACAATGTAGTTCAAATACTAAATTCCCTAGGTGTAGAATTCGGCACTTTTGATGTTTTAAGCGATTACGAAGTTAGAGAGGGCATTAAAGAGTATTCAGATTGGCCAACTATTCCTCAAGTTTATTTAAAAGGAGAATTTCTCGGTGGATCAGATATTCTTATTGAAATGTACAATTCAGGATCCTTAAAAGAAAAAATAGAAATTGAATTAGCGTCTTAA
- a CDS encoding exodeoxyribonuclease V subunit gamma, with translation MLNLYKSNKIEVISELLAQELKICPPFINEKLEIAVPNYFLGNWLREQITIKNQISALYELKTISSYTESLLTNFFPEIDMGLWNFESIKWGIIDSLEDLNSFKESLPLSNWINKYLDNKKTIDGDIYNLIKKITNNFIDYLIFRPEMIAEWNRYEINSLNLFKNLNSDQFWQPILYKLLENKISEKPACLYMIEVIKNLKKFKDFQNKIPNQIYIISDNNLSKLHINFYSELSKFTKVNLYLLSAGDDLWNRINCFEGKLEFDNKESKFNLNNTNIEKIFGKFGANFQKLIDENIYQEGINLKNNLIYIDPTTKFYEKKDIPLLKQIQKRLIDNNSIEFTVNEKDDSILFCEHFNQNSQLEYLRNKIIEIINSCEDIKYSDIAVLSPQTNQIKPFLRYIFHNELINGEKIPYFFIDEENHDSPDIYKFLIDITEIVNEKITLEKLDYILSKKVTQNIFGFNITEKDEIIFLLTQVGFHWGLDANERLGEEKNSLEWCINRITLGLIYDKEVNLSNFNLKPFSSKNISLDLNKWLKILLQLKKYINLLRGSFPFSGWVEKIKIILKNIADFNENFNLEISEINRIIDNYAAIPLISDDVILLNVFREILISSINKAKFQSKSPINKILVSGIENARHISHKVIFLIDMNSVYYPKLSKNANFNILNNKYHLGDPSVYEREKYSFLELLIASRDKFIVNWVKKDKNNKKLDISFPIKELIYFFDSFLNQGQKELIIKDSDLIKKEKIDLDSSKLIKRNYSLVEDIDWNEKKFDIKNYKLSELIYWFKTPQKYWLNKKNISPKEIFIHHPDEENISNLQKSQIIKGIIKELEIDNHNIIDDLKNLNINDQLVENGIIMPKNSIFIKEKEIKDLLESLSISLSQHNQINRIYVKSNANKEEYFIADDTVIELIHSKLSLSRLTEVWIKSLFISSLKKNIKKTKVIFRTENNYKSQIIQSPGTIASNLILEEYVNIFKNYSEKCFPLPPESSYKYVEAKIKSKNEKKAFTDRWIGNKSFSKGERDNIEMKLCFGNEKEPDFFLRNNNFDKLSFRLYAPLINALKK, from the coding sequence TTGCTCAATCTTTACAAGTCAAACAAAATTGAAGTAATTTCTGAGCTTCTAGCACAAGAATTAAAAATATGTCCTCCTTTCATAAATGAGAAATTAGAAATAGCTGTTCCTAATTATTTTTTGGGTAATTGGTTACGTGAACAAATAACTATTAAAAATCAAATAAGCGCACTTTATGAATTGAAAACAATATCGAGTTATACCGAGTCATTATTGACAAATTTTTTCCCTGAAATTGATATGGGCTTATGGAATTTTGAGTCAATAAAATGGGGAATTATTGATTCCTTAGAAGATCTAAATAGCTTTAAAGAGTCATTACCACTTAGCAATTGGATTAATAAATATTTGGATAATAAAAAAACAATTGATGGAGATATTTATAATTTGATAAAAAAAATTACTAATAATTTTATTGATTATCTTATTTTTAGACCTGAGATGATTGCTGAATGGAATAGATATGAAATTAATTCACTCAATCTATTTAAGAATTTAAATTCAGATCAATTTTGGCAACCAATTTTATACAAATTATTAGAGAATAAGATATCTGAAAAACCAGCATGTTTATATATGATTGAGGTGATAAAAAATTTAAAAAAATTCAAAGATTTTCAGAATAAGATACCTAATCAAATTTATATTATTTCCGATAATAATTTATCTAAATTACATATTAATTTTTATTCAGAACTTTCGAAATTTACTAAGGTAAATTTATATTTATTATCTGCGGGAGATGATTTATGGAACAGAATAAATTGTTTTGAAGGTAAGTTGGAATTTGATAATAAAGAAAGTAAATTTAATTTAAACAATACAAATATAGAGAAAATATTTGGGAAATTTGGAGCAAACTTTCAGAAATTAATTGATGAAAATATTTATCAAGAAGGTATTAATTTAAAAAATAATCTAATATATATTGATCCAACAACTAAATTTTATGAGAAGAAAGATATTCCTCTTCTAAAACAAATACAAAAAAGACTAATTGATAATAACAGCATTGAGTTTACAGTAAATGAAAAGGATGATTCAATATTATTTTGTGAGCATTTTAATCAGAATAGTCAATTAGAATATTTAAGAAATAAAATTATAGAAATAATAAATTCTTGCGAGGACATTAAATATAGTGATATCGCTGTTTTATCTCCACAAACTAATCAAATTAAACCTTTTCTAAGGTATATCTTTCATAATGAGTTAATTAATGGTGAAAAGATACCTTATTTTTTTATTGATGAGGAAAATCATGATTCTCCAGACATTTATAAATTTTTAATTGATATCACTGAAATAGTAAATGAGAAAATAACACTTGAAAAATTGGATTATATTCTTTCTAAGAAAGTAACTCAGAATATTTTTGGTTTTAATATTACAGAGAAGGATGAAATTATTTTTTTACTTACTCAAGTTGGTTTTCATTGGGGATTAGATGCTAATGAAAGATTAGGTGAAGAAAAAAATAGCCTAGAGTGGTGTATAAATAGAATTACTTTAGGCTTGATTTATGACAAAGAAGTCAATTTAAGTAATTTTAATTTAAAACCATTTAGCTCAAAAAATATAAGTTTAGATTTGAATAAATGGCTTAAAATATTACTTCAGTTAAAAAAATATATTAATTTGCTTAGGGGATCCTTTCCTTTCTCAGGTTGGGTTGAAAAGATAAAAATAATATTAAAAAATATTGCTGATTTTAATGAAAATTTTAATTTAGAAATAAGTGAAATAAATAGAATTATTGATAATTACGCAGCAATACCTTTAATATCTGATGATGTTATTTTGTTAAATGTTTTTAGAGAGATATTAATTTCCAGTATAAATAAGGCTAAATTTCAAAGCAAATCACCTATCAACAAGATCCTAGTAAGCGGTATTGAGAATGCAAGGCATATCTCACATAAGGTTATTTTCCTAATAGACATGAATAGTGTTTATTATCCAAAATTATCGAAGAATGCAAATTTTAATATATTAAATAATAAATATCATCTGGGCGATCCTTCCGTTTATGAAAGAGAGAAATATTCATTTCTAGAATTGTTAATTGCCTCCAGAGATAAATTTATAGTTAATTGGGTAAAGAAAGACAAAAACAATAAAAAATTAGATATTTCTTTTCCCATAAAAGAGTTAATTTATTTTTTCGATAGTTTTTTAAACCAAGGCCAAAAAGAACTAATAATTAAAGATTCTGATTTAATTAAAAAAGAAAAGATTGATCTTGATAGTTCTAAGCTAATTAAAAGAAATTATTCTTTAGTAGAAGATATAGATTGGAATGAAAAAAAATTTGATATTAAAAATTACAAATTATCTGAACTCATTTATTGGTTTAAGACTCCGCAAAAATATTGGCTAAATAAAAAAAATATTTCTCCCAAGGAAATATTTATTCATCATCCAGACGAGGAGAATATAAGTAATCTGCAGAAATCGCAAATAATTAAAGGGATAATCAAGGAATTAGAAATTGATAACCATAATATTATTGATGATTTAAAAAATTTGAATATTAATGATCAATTGGTTGAAAATGGTATTATTATGCCTAAAAATAGCATTTTTATAAAAGAAAAAGAAATCAAAGATTTATTAGAAAGTCTATCTATAAGTTTGAGTCAACATAATCAGATTAATAGAATTTATGTAAAATCAAATGCAAATAAAGAAGAATATTTCATCGCTGATGACACCGTAATTGAATTAATTCATTCGAAACTAAGTTTAAGTCGTTTGACAGAGGTCTGGATAAAATCACTCTTCATTTCTTCTTTAAAGAAGAATATAAAAAAGACTAAAGTAATTTTTAGAACAGAAAATAATTATAAATCGCAAATTATTCAATCACCTGGCACAATTGCGTCAAATTTAATTTTGGAGGAATACGTAAATATTTTTAAAAATTATTCTGAAAAATGTTTTCCTCTCCCTCCAGAAAGTTCTTATAAATACGTAGAAGCAAAAATAAAATCAAAAAATGAGAAAAAAGCTTTTACTGATAGATGGATTGGTAATAAATCTTTTTCTAAAGGAGAAAGAGATAATATTGAAATGAAATTATGTTTTGGAAATGAAAAAGAACCAGATTTCTTTTTGAGAAATAATAATTTTGATAAATTATCATTCAGATTATATGCTCCACTTATTAATGCATTAAAGAAATAA
- a CDS encoding DUF6761 family protein gives MTSFENPKAIRHFQSICDSCQDLVSRFHTPADLKLYSDGYLQALRNCNSLEQRDQEKLEKLIERWILDPSSFIDPEGDENKGFFGKKRY, from the coding sequence ATGACATCATTTGAAAACCCCAAAGCAATTCGTCATTTTCAATCAATTTGTGATAGTTGCCAAGACTTAGTTAGTCGTTTCCATACGCCAGCTGACCTTAAATTATATAGTGATGGTTATCTCCAAGCCTTAAGGAATTGCAATAGTTTAGAGCAAAGAGATCAAGAAAAATTAGAAAAATTAATAGAAAGATGGATTCTAGATCCTTCAAGTTTTATTGATCCTGAGGGAGATGAAAATAAAGGTTTTTTTGGAAAAAAAAGGTATTAA
- a CDS encoding BolA family protein: MITKTEVINLITKKIPSSQVFVENIKGNDHLQVTVIAPEFNGLSLVKQHQLVYSALKAELASEAIHALALKTETPN; encoded by the coding sequence ATGATTACAAAAACTGAAGTTATTAATCTAATCACAAAAAAAATTCCAAGTTCTCAAGTTTTCGTTGAAAACATTAAGGGAAATGATCATTTGCAAGTAACTGTCATTGCTCCTGAATTTAATGGATTATCATTAGTTAAACAACATCAATTAGTCTATTCTGCTTTAAAGGCAGAATTAGCTTCGGAAGCTATACATGCACTGGCATTAAAAACAGAAACACCAAATTAA
- the crtH gene encoding carotenoid isomerase produces MKTRKENFDAIIIGSGIGGLVTASQLAAKGAKVLVLEKYIIPGGSGGSFKRKGYIFDVGASMIFGFGDKGYTNLLTRALKDVDEKCDTIPDPVQLEYHLPNNFNISVDRDYEIFIKKLSDRFPDEKDGIKKFYGTCEKVFNCLDSMPLLSIEDPSYLFKVFLKAPISCLGLARWLPINAGDVARKFIKDPELLRFIDIECFCWSVMPALKTPMINAGMVFTDRHAGGINYPKGGVGQIAEKLVSGIERLGSKVRYKANVTEIMLKDKKAVGVKLSNGEELYSNIIVSNSTRWDTFGLGNKKKGLVSKKYVPKNEYKWSETYKASPSFVSIHLGVEKELIDENFNCHHIIVENWDELENERGVIFISIPTLLDSSLAPDGKHIIHAFTPSSIKEWENLSSKEYLLKKEEYFKFIIKQISKIIPNVGQQISHKEIGTPKTHRKFLGRFQGSYGPIPNKKLLGLLPMPFNTTKIQNLYCVGDSCFPGQGLNAVAFSGYACAHKVGAKLNINNFNLPD; encoded by the coding sequence ATGAAAACTAGAAAAGAAAATTTTGACGCAATTATTATTGGTTCCGGAATTGGTGGATTAGTAACAGCATCTCAATTGGCTGCTAAGGGCGCAAAAGTACTAGTGCTTGAGAAATATATTATTCCTGGAGGAAGCGGAGGATCTTTTAAAAGAAAAGGTTATATTTTTGATGTTGGAGCTTCAATGATCTTTGGCTTTGGTGATAAGGGGTATACGAATTTGTTAACCCGTGCTTTAAAAGATGTAGATGAAAAATGTGATACAATTCCTGATCCTGTTCAATTGGAATATCATCTCCCTAATAACTTTAATATTTCTGTAGATAGAGACTATGAGATATTTATTAAAAAATTGTCGGATCGCTTTCCTGATGAAAAAGATGGTATAAAAAAATTTTATGGAACATGTGAAAAAGTATTTAATTGCCTGGATTCTATGCCTCTTCTATCAATTGAAGATCCTAGTTATCTTTTTAAGGTTTTCTTAAAAGCTCCAATATCTTGTTTAGGGTTGGCGAGATGGCTACCTATAAATGCTGGGGATGTTGCAAGAAAATTTATAAAAGATCCTGAACTTTTAAGGTTTATTGATATTGAATGTTTTTGTTGGTCAGTAATGCCAGCTCTTAAAACTCCGATGATAAATGCAGGAATGGTTTTTACTGATAGACACGCTGGAGGTATAAATTATCCAAAAGGCGGAGTTGGGCAAATAGCTGAAAAATTAGTTTCTGGTATTGAAAGATTAGGTAGTAAGGTTCGATATAAAGCTAATGTGACTGAAATAATGTTAAAAGATAAAAAAGCCGTGGGAGTTAAGTTGTCAAATGGAGAAGAACTTTACTCAAACATTATTGTTTCTAATTCTACAAGGTGGGACACTTTTGGACTTGGTAATAAAAAGAAAGGATTAGTTAGTAAAAAGTATGTTCCCAAGAACGAATATAAGTGGTCAGAAACATATAAAGCATCTCCATCTTTTGTTTCAATTCACCTTGGCGTAGAGAAAGAATTGATTGATGAAAACTTTAATTGCCACCATATTATTGTTGAAAATTGGGATGAATTAGAAAATGAAAGAGGTGTGATATTTATTTCTATCCCAACTCTTCTAGATTCATCTTTAGCTCCTGATGGTAAACATATTATTCATGCATTCACACCTTCGTCCATAAAAGAATGGGAAAACCTATCAAGTAAAGAATATCTTCTTAAGAAAGAAGAGTATTTTAAATTTATTATTAAACAAATTTCTAAAATAATTCCTAATGTTGGTCAGCAAATATCTCATAAAGAGATTGGAACTCCAAAAACTCATAGAAAATTTCTTGGCAGATTTCAAGGTAGCTACGGACCGATACCTAATAAGAAATTATTAGGACTTCTTCCTATGCCATTCAATACTACAAAAATACAAAACCTTTATTGCGTTGGAGACTCCTGTTTCCCAGGGCAAGGACTTAATGCAGTTGCATTCAGTGGTTACGCATGTGCTCATAAAGTAGGAGCAAAATTGAATATAAATAACTTTAATTTACCCGATTAA
- a CDS encoding lysophospholipid acyltransferase family protein → MFVTQDIVLRLFFSKKIIINNGFSIPSNSSIILAPTHRSRWDGLVLTMAIGRRITNKDCRFMVTKSEMRGIQGWFLKRLGCFAINQLSPSLSTLRYAIDLIVKGEQLVVFPEGKINKYGKKLVLKEGLYRLARLASKKTKSITIVPIGIAYSNVSPKFRSKFCLSFGKPIEINDNSKIPINEFNGFLNDEMFKQEKIALINVGR, encoded by the coding sequence ATGTTTGTTACTCAGGACATCGTTTTGAGATTATTTTTTAGTAAAAAAATAATAATTAATAATGGTTTTTCAATACCATCAAATTCATCAATTATTCTTGCTCCAACACATAGATCAAGATGGGACGGTCTAGTCCTCACTATGGCAATAGGTAGAAGAATAACCAATAAGGATTGTAGATTTATGGTTACCAAATCAGAAATGCGCGGAATACAAGGTTGGTTTTTAAAAAGACTTGGATGTTTTGCAATAAATCAATTATCTCCATCTCTCTCCACGTTAAGATATGCGATTGACCTTATTGTAAAAGGCGAACAGTTAGTTGTTTTCCCCGAGGGTAAAATTAATAAATATGGAAAAAAACTTGTTCTCAAAGAAGGATTGTATAGATTAGCGAGATTAGCTTCAAAAAAAACGAAATCCATTACTATTGTTCCAATTGGCATTGCCTATAGCAATGTATCTCCAAAATTTAGAAGCAAATTTTGTTTATCCTTTGGAAAACCTATCGAAATTAACGATAATTCAAAAATCCCTATCAATGAATTTAACGGGTTTCTTAACGATGAAATGTTCAAACAGGAAAAAATAGCATTAATAAATGTCGGAAGATGA
- a CDS encoding MgPME-cyclase complex family protein — protein sequence MTTYFFVAASEKFLTIEEPLEEILKERERNYKENNKEIDFWLLKNPSFLQTTQFDNLRAKIPSPPAAVLSTDKKFITFLKLRLEFVAVGEFESPSAEINDPYKVE from the coding sequence ATGACAACATATTTTTTCGTCGCAGCAAGTGAAAAGTTCTTGACAATTGAAGAACCACTTGAAGAGATTTTGAAAGAGAGGGAGAGGAACTATAAGGAAAATAATAAAGAAATAGATTTTTGGCTTTTAAAGAATCCATCTTTCTTACAAACTACTCAATTCGATAACTTAAGAGCAAAGATACCGTCGCCTCCAGCAGCTGTTTTATCAACCGATAAGAAATTTATAACTTTTTTAAAGCTTCGTTTAGAGTTTGTTGCTGTGGGGGAATTCGAATCTCCTAGTGCAGAAATAAATGATCCATATAAAGTTGAGTAA
- a CDS encoding pyridoxine 5'-phosphate synthase, which yields MTTLGVNIDHIANVRQARKTVEPDPVQFAFLAELGGADSITVHLREDRRHIQDRDIFLLKETIKTKLNLEMAATKEMLEISKKLLPDYVTLVPEKREEVTTEGGLDVKSNVNYLKNFVGYLKDSNIQVSAFIDPLNEQINYSKEIGFDFIELHTGKYAELKGYDQYKELQRIIESTHEANSMGLIVNAGHGLNYNNVEKIASIDNMNELNIGHSIVARALAVGLEKSVREMKSLITQN from the coding sequence ATGACTACATTAGGAGTAAACATTGACCATATCGCGAATGTAAGGCAAGCAAGGAAAACTGTAGAGCCTGACCCTGTACAATTTGCCTTCTTAGCTGAATTAGGTGGGGCAGATTCAATCACTGTTCATCTAAGAGAAGATAGAAGACATATACAAGATAGGGATATATTCCTTTTGAAAGAAACTATAAAAACAAAATTAAATTTAGAGATGGCTGCTACAAAAGAAATGTTAGAAATTTCTAAAAAACTTCTTCCAGATTATGTAACACTTGTACCAGAGAAAAGAGAGGAAGTTACTACTGAGGGTGGGTTGGATGTAAAAAGTAATGTGAATTACCTTAAGAATTTTGTTGGATATTTAAAAGATTCAAATATACAAGTAAGTGCATTTATTGATCCACTTAATGAGCAGATCAATTATTCCAAAGAAATAGGGTTTGATTTTATAGAATTACACACTGGTAAATATGCTGAACTAAAAGGTTACGATCAATATAAAGAGCTACAAAGGATTATAGAATCTACACATGAAGCAAATAGCATGGGTTTAATTGTTAATGCTGGCCATGGACTTAACTACAACAATGTTGAAAAAATTGCATCAATTGACAATATGAATGAGCTAAACATAGGCCATAGTATTGTTGCTAGGGCTTTAGCGGTAGGATTAGAAAAGTCTGTTCGTGAAATGAAGTCACTTATCACACAAAATTGA